A window of Thermoproteus sp. genomic DNA:
GGACGCCTCCGCAGTCGACGTAAAACTCCACTCCCTCCATTGCACAGCCCGAGACCCTAAGCGCGGAAGTAATCCTCTCTCCCACCTCGGGCGTATATGGGACGTCGACCATAGAGTCCAGCCCCTCGTTTCTCTAAGCACGCCGTAGAGACACAAAGCGCGGGCTCCTATAAGCATGACCTTAAAGCCCAGGCCTGTCAAGACACCAACAACTTTTTAACTTCCTCCGGTATGAGGAGCTCCACGTCTGAGTAGGATAATTTTATTAAACTGTGTTAAAGGTCGCGCCATGGAGCTGTTGAGGGGGGTAGAGGAGGTTGTGACCAAGGAGGAGTTCCTATCGCTTAGAGGGGGTCTTGCGTATCTCGGCTTCGAGCCGCTTTGGCCCATTCACGTCGGGTGGCTCGTCTGGGCCTATAAGCTCAAGGAACTCAAAGAGGCCGGATTCGACGTGGTCTTGTTAGTCGCCACTTGGCACGCGTGGATTAACGACAAGGGCTCCCTACAGGAATTGAGGAGCTACGGAGAAAAGGTGAAGGAAGTCCTCGACAAGGTGGCGCAGTTTAAGTACATATACGGCGACGAGGTGGCGAGAGACCCCAGGTACTGGGAGCTGGTGGTGAGAGTGGCCAAAGAGGCGTCGCTAGCGAGGATCAGAAGGGCGATCCCCGTTATGGGGAGGAGGACCGAGGAGGTAGAGCTGGACTTCTCCAAGTTATTATATCCAGTGATGCAGGTGGCCGACATCTTCTACTTAGGCGTGGACGTGGCGGTGGGCGGCATGGACCAACGCAGAGCCCACATGTTGGCGAGAGACGTGGCCGAGAAGCTAGGCTTCAGGAAGCCGGTGGCCCTCCACACGCCGATAATCACCTCGCTGTCTGGTGCCGGCAGGATGGAGGGAAGCCACAAAGAGGTGGACGAGATATACGCCATGTACAAGATGTCTAAGTCCAAGCCCCAGAGCGCCATCTTCCTCACGGACAGCCCCGAGGAGGTGGAGAAGAAGGTCTGGGCCGCCTACTGTCCGCCCCGCGAGACTAAGTTCAACCCGGTGTTCGAGCTGGCCGCGTATCTCCTAATCCCATATCACGGCCCCCTCGAAGTCGGCGGGAAGAAATACGAAGACCCGGAGGCGCTTGCGAGGGACTATAGGGAGGGCTCGGTGACCCCTCAGGCCTTGAAGGAGGCAGTCTCGAAGGCGTTAGGCGAGCTCGTCCGTAAGCTCCAAAGTTAATAACTCGGAGCGGTCTCGGCTGTATGCTCTACATAGTGGATAGACCGGAATATGGGAGGGCCCTTAAGGAAGAAATAGAGGCAAAAGGCGTCCCGGCTTGGTATGTAGAGCTCTGGGGCCACTATATAGTTGCCACCCCTCCGGGGGCCAAAGTTGGCGAGTTGAAGACGCCGATTAGAGCAGTCATAGACCTCAAGACTGACTACCAGTTGGTGTCCAGAGAATGGAAGAGAGAGCCCACCCCCATAAGGATTGGAGATAGAGAAGTCCGTGAAGGCAAAATCTTCGTGATTGCAGGCCCTTGTTCTGTCGAGACGGAGGAACAGATAATCTCGGCGGCGCTCGCCGTCAAGAAGGCTGGAGCCGATGCCCTGAGGGGTGGGGCGTTTAAGCCGAGGACGAGCCCCTATACGTTCCAAGGCTTGGGCGAGGAGGGCCTTAGGTTGTTGCTAAAAGCCAAGGAGGCCACCGGGCTTCCGGTCACGACGGAGCTCATGGACCCGGAGGATCTCCCCCTCGTGGCCAAATACGCAGATGCCATTCAGGTGGGCGCAAGGAACATGCAGAACTTCACCCTATTGAAGAAACTGGGCAGGGCGGGCAAGCCGGTCCTTCTGAAGAGAGGCTTCGGCAACACAGTGGAGGAATGGCTACTGGCGGGCGAATACGTGGCGCTTCACGGTAATGGGGATATAATATTTGTGGAGAGGGGAATAAGGACTTTCGATAAGACCCTGAGGTTTACCCTAGATGTGGGCGCCATAGCCTACATAAAGCAACATACCCATCTGCCGGTGATAGGAGACCCCTCCCATCCCGCAGGCGATAGACGCTACGTCGTGCCTCTAGCTCTCGCCATCCTCGCCGCTGGGGCCGACGGGCTGATAGTAGAGGTACACCCCGACCCCGACAGGGCGTGGAGCGACGCAAAACAGCAATTGACATTTCAGCAATTCGAAGAGCTGATGGAGAAGGCGAGGGGTCTCGCTAGGGCGCTAGGGAAATCATAATAGCTGAAAGTCGAAATATAAACAGAGGATTCTAATGTAAGCCGTCTTACCCGTTAAGTGGATGAGAAAAGGGGATTAGGTTTTACAAAAGCCTGTCCGCCATCAGCTTGTAGAAGTCCACCACCGACTTACCGTCCTTCTCCACTATCTGTAAGGCGGGCGGCATCTTGAGGTAGTTGGGGTCGTACATGGAGACGTACCTCTCCTCGAAGGTCGGCACGAGCTCGTTCTTGTAGAGCACGCCGAGGGCGAACCTATCGGGCTCTAGGATCTTCTCTATGGCCTTCTTCTTCTTCTCGTAGTCCTCCTTCTCGTCGTGGACGACGGGGTCCCAGCCCGGCTCATTGTCGAGCTTGTACACCCTCTTTTCGTACCACTCCCTCGTCATTATGTTGTTGTAGGTGACGCAGGGGCTGAATATCTGCACTATAGCGGAGCCCTTATGGAGTATCGCCTCCTTTATGATCTTCGCGGTGTACTTTATGTCGTAGCTGTAGGCCCTAGCTATGAAGGTGAAGCCGGACGCCAGGGCCACCAACAGGGGGTTGAGGTCGGCCTGTGGGTTTGGCTTGTTCAACGCTTTGGGTTGCATGCCTAGAGGCAACGTGGGTCCGGCTTGGCCTCTAGTCAGGCCGTAGACCGCGTTGTCCATTAAGATCACCGTGAAGTCTACGTTCCTGCGACCGGCGCCTAGTATGTGGTTGCCGCCTATGGCGAATAGATCTCCATCTCCCCCTACGACTATGACTTCGAGGTTGGGGTTGGCCAGCTTAAGGCCTATGGCGAAAGGTATCGCGCGCCCGTGTATAGTGTGGGCGGAGACCGTCCTCACGTAATGCGGAAGTCTGCTGCTACATCCTATCCCCGACACCAAGACCGTACGTGATGGATCCATATCGAGCTCGGCGAATACTTGTAACAACGCCTGTAATATGCCGAAGTGGCCGCAACCCGGACACCATTCAGGCGGCTTAGTCCACTTGTAGTCTTGTGGGGTCCTTTTTAGGGATACCTTTATGGTGCTCATAGGTCCCACTCAAGTTCTATTCTCGTTTCGCCTTTTTTGAACCTCTCATACGCTTCTACAACCTCGTCGGCGGTTATAGGCCTCCCGTTGTATTTGACCGCAACGCCGTCGGCCGAGATCCCCGTATACATCCTGACCAGCAGAGAGCTCTGAGCCGTATAGTTGCCCTCTATGAAGAACGTCTTCCTGCCTTGTAGGTACTTCCTCACGAGGTCAGCTGGGAACGGATAGAGGAGCCTCAACTGTAGGAACCCAACGCCAGGGAGTCTCTCCAGCGCCGAGAGTATTTGCTGTTTGGTGGTGCCCCAGGAGACTATGACAGTATCCGCATCTGCGGGGCCGTAGTAGTGGAGTTTGTCCTCGTCGGGGATTTCCCTCAGTATTGTAGCCATCTTCTTCATGCGCTTTTCGTACATCTTCTTTACCATTTCGGCGTCTTCGTCAGGATCGCCTTCGGGGTCGTGCTCCAGACTCACTATGTGATAAACGGCTTTAGATACGCCGGGTAGATACCTAACGGGCATGCCGTCCTCGGTTATTTCATACCTATTGGCATTTCTCTCCTCGGGGAACACCACAGGTTGTGGCCTCTCTATCCTGACCGAATAGGGGTCAGGCGCTGGCATCACTGCAAACGTGTTTGAGAGGTCTTTATCGACCAGATGGATCACGGGCACTTGATACTTATCGGCCCAATTCACGACCTTAATTGCGTCGTAGAAGGCCTCCTCGAGGTCGCCGCTAGCCAGCACTATTTTGGGGAACTCGCCGTGGCCTATGAAGAGGGAATAGAACAAGTCGTGTTGTCCCGTCCTAGTCGCGAGCCCCGTGCTGGGGCCTGCCCTAGACCAAAGCGTAATGACTACGCCTAGCTCGGCCATGCCCAACATGGATATGGTCTCGGCCATGAGGCTCATGCCCGGCCCCGAAGTCGCCGTAGCCGCCCTAGCGCCGGCCATCGCAGCTCCAGCTGCCGCCGCTATAGCGGCCAGCTCGTCTTCTGTTTGTAACACAACGGCGCCTATCCTCTCCGCCGCCTTGAGCTCCTCGGTGGCAGGTAACACGGGATACGGTAATTTCCTCTCGGCGAACATGGGGTCGTCTGTAGATGGAGTGATGGGATAGAACGATATGAATCTAGCTCCTCCCATTATCTTGCCGACGCTCACCGCCTCGTTGCCGTTCCAATAAATACGCTTACCCTCTATAGTCCTGGGGGCCAGGACGGCTATGCGCTCAGTGACTAGTTTGCTCACCTCGGCTGCTACTGCCTTATTCTGCTCTATCACCTCTTTCTTTCTGCCCAAGGCGAATCCCACTCCCTTTTCTACATACTCCACAGGGAGGCCTAGAAGCGAGGCGCCTACGGCCACGACTAGAGTATTAACAAAACGCGACAGCATCACGGGCGACGTAACGCCTATCTTACGCCCTATATCTAGTAAGATCTTATTGAAGGGCAGACCGATGACCTTCACCCCCTGCGATTTCATATACTCAACGGCGTTTTTGACGGTGGGCTCCATCCCCAGCCCTTTAAAGAAGGTCGATAGCCTCTCGGCCGCCGTCCTCGACATCATTATAAATGAGTCGAGCGTCTTGCTGTCCTCTTCGGTGTTGTATACAGCAATGCCGCCGGACTCAACATGGAATATATGTTCAAAGACCGAATGGCCGTCCATCAAGAGGGCCAGTTGGACCTTCTTACTGATCCCGCCGGGAGGCCATCGGTCTTTTATCTTACCCACAAAATAGCTGTGTCGACCGCCCGCTATATTGGACCAAAATTCCCTTCGCCCATATACGTAGTAGCCGGCCGAGCCCACCGCATATATTAACATAATGGAGGCAGTCTCTACGCCCTTGCCCTGAGGCCCGCCGACCAAAAAGCTTATCTCCACCATTAATAACTCTATAATTATGTATATTTATATTTTCGCATTAATCTAAATCCAAAGAATACTTAGATCATGCATATATATGTATTTATTAAATATAACATATTTTTCTATAAGTTATAGATATCTTCTCTTTATATGTGTATCAAGATGGGTAGGCACTAATGTGTAATAGATTTCGCCGTGCCCCTCGTGTTTGACGAAATGGAGATCCGTCCTCGCCAAGACCTCATCGACAGGTCCCCCTCTAAACAATACGTAGATACTGCCTAGATCGCTTGGGGTGAGCCCTAGAAGCAAGAAGATCTCCTCGACGCCGATGACCTCAACTATCGTCGTCTCAAAGCCGAGGACGTCTGGCGCAAAACGGAGGCCGAACTTCACCGCCTCGACGAGCTCCTCGAGGCCTGGATCCCTCTTCACTAAGACCCATTCTGTCTTGTATTGAAGAAGAGGCTCCTCTAGGTATATATACAAAACTCTATTTAGATTTAAGGTAGAAGATCTAAGGTGGTCTACATTATCGTAAACTCTAAATTCGTAACTGCGAGACATATTGCGATATGCCTGAAAGTATGAGCTCCGTTCCGGTCGTCGCTATTATTAGTGACATGAATCTGCCCAGCGCTCTAGCCGGCATGGGGCCGAAGGTCTTTACGAGCCTCGCGCCGAAATATAAAGTCGTTATCGATAGGGCGGAGGCCGTCAGGGCACCCAGTAGTGTAACCATCGGGCCGTACATACCCGAATACAATATTAATGTAGTCATTGTGCCGGGACCTACTATAAGGGGCGTCGCGAGGGGCACCACGGCGGCTTCTTCGAGCCTGCCGCCCAACGTGGTCGTGCTTCCATGCACCAAAGTTACTATTGAAGTAGAAAGCACGATTATGCCCCCAGCTATTTTGAAGCCAACTATATCTACATTTAAGATCGATAGAAGTGGGCCTCCAATTAAGGAAAATATAACAGACAACGCAATGACGGCAACAGACATAGCCCTAATAGCTTTTTTGAACTCTTGAGGCCTGTCCAGCGCCATCTCTCCCACTATGCCCAACTTACCTATGGGGTTCTCTATCGCGTATATCTGGCCCACCATCTCGATGAATTCTATGGGGCCCATGGCGAGGCTTGTCATCTAAAAACTTAACATTACG
This region includes:
- a CDS encoding tyrosine--tRNA ligase, encoding MELLRGVEEVVTKEEFLSLRGGLAYLGFEPLWPIHVGWLVWAYKLKELKEAGFDVVLLVATWHAWINDKGSLQELRSYGEKVKEVLDKVAQFKYIYGDEVARDPRYWELVVRVAKEASLARIRRAIPVMGRRTEEVELDFSKLLYPVMQVADIFYLGVDVAVGGMDQRRAHMLARDVAEKLGFRKPVALHTPIITSLSGAGRMEGSHKEVDEIYAMYKMSKSKPQSAIFLTDSPEEVEKKVWAAYCPPRETKFNPVFELAAYLLIPYHGPLEVGGKKYEDPEALARDYREGSVTPQALKEAVSKALGELVRKLQS
- the aroF gene encoding 3-deoxy-7-phosphoheptulonate synthase, yielding MLYIVDRPEYGRALKEEIEAKGVPAWYVELWGHYIVATPPGAKVGELKTPIRAVIDLKTDYQLVSREWKREPTPIRIGDREVREGKIFVIAGPCSVETEEQIISAALAVKKAGADALRGGAFKPRTSPYTFQGLGEEGLRLLLKAKEATGLPVTTELMDPEDLPLVAKYADAIQVGARNMQNFTLLKKLGRAGKPVLLKRGFGNTVEEWLLAGEYVALHGNGDIIFVERGIRTFDKTLRFTLDVGAIAYIKQHTHLPVIGDPSHPAGDRRYVVPLALAILAAGADGLIVEVHPDPDRAWSDAKQQLTFQQFEELMEKARGLARALGKS
- a CDS encoding 2-oxoacid:ferredoxin oxidoreductase subunit beta, translated to MSTIKVSLKRTPQDYKWTKPPEWCPGCGHFGILQALLQVFAELDMDPSRTVLVSGIGCSSRLPHYVRTVSAHTIHGRAIPFAIGLKLANPNLEVIVVGGDGDLFAIGGNHILGAGRRNVDFTVILMDNAVYGLTRGQAGPTLPLGMQPKALNKPNPQADLNPLLVALASGFTFIARAYSYDIKYTAKIIKEAILHKGSAIVQIFSPCVTYNNIMTREWYEKRVYKLDNEPGWDPVVHDEKEDYEKKKKAIEKILEPDRFALGVLYKNELVPTFEERYVSMYDPNYLKMPPALQIVEKDGKSVVDFYKLMADRLL
- a CDS encoding 2-oxoacid:acceptor oxidoreductase subunit alpha gives rise to the protein MVEISFLVGGPQGKGVETASIMLIYAVGSAGYYVYGRREFWSNIAGGRHSYFVGKIKDRWPPGGISKKVQLALLMDGHSVFEHIFHVESGGIAVYNTEEDSKTLDSFIMMSRTAAERLSTFFKGLGMEPTVKNAVEYMKSQGVKVIGLPFNKILLDIGRKIGVTSPVMLSRFVNTLVVAVGASLLGLPVEYVEKGVGFALGRKKEVIEQNKAVAAEVSKLVTERIAVLAPRTIEGKRIYWNGNEAVSVGKIMGGARFISFYPITPSTDDPMFAERKLPYPVLPATEELKAAERIGAVVLQTEDELAAIAAAAGAAMAGARAATATSGPGMSLMAETISMLGMAELGVVITLWSRAGPSTGLATRTGQHDLFYSLFIGHGEFPKIVLASGDLEEAFYDAIKVVNWADKYQVPVIHLVDKDLSNTFAVMPAPDPYSVRIERPQPVVFPEERNANRYEITEDGMPVRYLPGVSKAVYHIVSLEHDPEGDPDEDAEMVKKMYEKRMKKMATILREIPDEDKLHYYGPADADTVIVSWGTTKQQILSALERLPGVGFLQLRLLYPFPADLVRKYLQGRKTFFIEGNYTAQSSLLVRMYTGISADGVAVKYNGRPITADEVVEAYERFKKGETRIELEWDL
- a CDS encoding MarC family protein, which encodes MGPIEFIEMVGQIYAIENPIGKLGIVGEMALDRPQEFKKAIRAMSVAVIALSVIFSLIGGPLLSILNVDIVGFKIAGGIIVLSTSIVTLVHGSTTTLGGRLEEAAVVPLATPLIVGPGTMTTLILYSGMYGPMVTLLGALTASALSITTLYFGARLVKTFGPMPARALGRFMSLIIATTGTELILSGISQYVSQLRI